The genomic DNA CGACCTCCCCGAGGGCGTCCTCGACGACGATTCCGAAAACAGCTGCTGAGTCCGCAACCGTCTGCCGAGAGCCCCGGACCAGGACGATGCGCCACTCGTTTCGAGAGCCTCCAGCCGACCGCCGTGCGGTCGGTCGCGACGATAGTGTCGGTAGGTTCTTCATCCCGAACGCCGATCCGCGCGTATGAGTGCGACGGCTGTCGTTCGATCGTACTACGCCGCCATCGACGAGAGCCGATACGACGACCTCGCCGGCCTGCTCGCGGCCCACTTCGTCCACGATCGTCCCGATCGGACGTTCGAGGGACGCGAAACGTTTGTCGCGTTCATGCGGGACGACCGTCCCCGAACCGACACGACTCACGAACTCGATGCACTCTACGTCGATCACGACGATGAGCGCGGAGCTGCCGACAACGAGACGTCCAGCAGCGAGGTCGCCGTCCGCGGTCGGCTGCTCGGCGCTGACGACGAACGACTGTTCGGGTTCCTCGACGTTCACACCGTCGAGGATGGGTCGATCGTGCGCGTTCGCACCTACACCGACTGACGTCGACCGTTCGGCCGTGTCGAGCGCCGACGGGTCACTCTTTCTTGCCCGCGCCGACCGCGCTCTCGCCGACCGGTTCGTGGCCCTCGATGACCTCCTGGCCACCCATGTACGGTCGAAGCGCTTCGGGCACCTCGACGGTCCCATCCGAATTCTGGTAGTATTCGAGGATGGCGACCATCACGCGCCCGACCGCGGTCCCCGAGGCGTTGAGCGTGTGGAGGTACTCCGCCGACTCGTGGCGCTCCGGCCGGTAGCGCAGGCCGGCTCGGCGAGCCTGGAAGTCCTCGAAGTTCGACGCCGAGGAGACTTCGAGCCACCGGCCGCCCTCCTCGGGACCGTCGTCCATGTCGTCGCCCGGTGCCCAGACCTCGATGTCGTACTTCTTCGCGGGCGCGAACCCGAGATCACCGGTACACATGTGGAGCACCCGGTAGGGAAGTCCGAGCCGCCGCAGCGGTTCGGCGGCCTCCTCGACCAGTTCCTCGTGGCGGTCGTAGCTCTCCTCTGGACGCACGAAGTTCACCAGCTCGACCTTGTTGAACTGGTGGACCCGGACGATTCCCCGCGTTTCGGTACCGTGTTCGCCCGCCTCGCGTCGGAAGTTCGGCGTGTACGCCTGGTGTTTCACCGGGAGGTCGTCGTCGAGCAGGATGTCGTCGCGGTACATGTTCGTCACCGGCACCTCCGCGGTGGGACAGAGCCAGAGATCGTCGTCGTCGTAGCCCTCGTGCTCGTCCCCGCCGACGCGGTAGGCGTCCTCGTTGAACTTCGGGAGCTGGCTGGTGCCGGTCATCGACGCCGAGTTGACCGGGATCGGCGGGAACACGTCGACGTATGACTGTTCGCGGTGGACGTCGAGCATGAACTGGATCAGGGCGTGTTCGAGGCGCGCCCCGTCGCCCTTCAGGAAGTAAAACCCGCCACCCGTGACCTTCGCGCCGCGTTCGAAATCGAGGATATCGA from Halococcus saccharolyticus DSM 5350 includes the following:
- a CDS encoding nuclear transport factor 2 family protein — its product is MSATAVVRSYYAAIDESRYDDLAGLLAAHFVHDRPDRTFEGRETFVAFMRDDRPRTDTTHELDALYVDHDDERGAADNETSSSEVAVRGRLLGADDERLFGFLDVHTVEDGSIVRVRTYTD
- the serS gene encoding serine--tRNA ligase — its product is MLSRQYLREHTDEVRQALVDRGADDVDLDRVLEIDTEWRDHKNRGDELRHERNQISDRIGDLKAAGEDEEAEGAIERSQELKDEIQQIEKRADELETELDTALLEIPNVPHESVPVGADESDNVEVRREGFDDLRELADPVVPHYDLGEELDILDFERGAKVTGGGFYFLKGDGARLEHALIQFMLDVHREQSYVDVFPPIPVNSASMTGTSQLPKFNEDAYRVGGDEHEGYDDDDLWLCPTAEVPVTNMYRDDILLDDDLPVKHQAYTPNFRREAGEHGTETRGIVRVHQFNKVELVNFVRPEESYDRHEELVEEAAEPLRRLGLPYRVLHMCTGDLGFAPAKKYDIEVWAPGDDMDDGPEEGGRWLEVSSASNFEDFQARRAGLRYRPERHESAEYLHTLNASGTAVGRVMVAILEYYQNSDGTVEVPEALRPYMGGQEVIEGHEPVGESAVGAGKKE